In Thermococcus thioreducens, a genomic segment contains:
- a CDS encoding M20 family metallo-hydrolase: MSETLGKVSQEIEKLRDEMVETLVELIKIPAISPDYGYEGEYDKAQKLLEIIKDWPFDKVEVYNAPDERAKNGVRPSILAYYYGEKPDAPRIWILTHIDVVPPGDLSKWTVTEPFKPVVKDGKVYGRGSEDNGQSLVASLYAVRAMMNLGIRPKRTVILAFVSDEETGSKYGVEWLMKNHPELFRKDDLVLVPDGGNEEGTFIEVAEKSILWLRVRVKGKQVHASMPDKGLNAHRVALDFAYHLDRLLHEKYGERDELFDPPESTFEPTMVKNPADSPNIAPGEHEVVFDCRILPRYGVDDILTDAKAIAEEIKEKYRKEFDGEVLPEIEFEVLQRMDAPAPTDPNSKIVVLLKEALKKLRGKEAKVGGIGGGTFAAYFRKLGIPAVVWATLDETAHQPNEYAKIDNMVEDAKVMAALALL; this comes from the coding sequence ATGAGCGAAACCCTCGGAAAAGTCTCCCAAGAGATAGAAAAGCTCCGCGATGAGATGGTCGAAACCCTCGTCGAACTCATAAAAATCCCCGCCATAAGCCCAGACTACGGCTACGAGGGGGAATACGACAAGGCCCAGAAGTTGCTTGAGATAATCAAGGACTGGCCCTTCGACAAGGTTGAGGTCTACAACGCGCCGGACGAGAGGGCGAAAAATGGAGTCAGACCGAGCATTTTAGCGTACTACTACGGTGAAAAACCTGACGCCCCGAGGATATGGATCCTCACCCACATAGACGTCGTCCCACCGGGAGACCTGAGCAAGTGGACGGTCACGGAGCCCTTCAAGCCGGTCGTCAAGGACGGGAAGGTCTACGGGCGCGGAAGCGAGGACAACGGGCAGAGCCTCGTGGCTTCGCTTTACGCTGTAAGGGCCATGATGAACCTCGGAATAAGGCCGAAGAGGACAGTAATCCTCGCCTTTGTCAGCGACGAGGAAACCGGCAGCAAGTACGGAGTTGAATGGCTGATGAAAAACCATCCGGAGCTCTTCAGGAAGGACGACCTCGTCCTTGTCCCGGACGGCGGGAACGAGGAAGGCACTTTCATCGAGGTTGCCGAGAAGAGCATCCTCTGGCTCAGGGTTAGGGTTAAGGGCAAGCAGGTTCACGCCAGCATGCCGGACAAGGGATTAAACGCCCACCGCGTGGCGCTCGACTTTGCTTACCACCTCGACAGGCTCCTCCACGAGAAGTACGGCGAGAGGGACGAGCTCTTCGACCCGCCGGAGAGTACCTTCGAGCCGACAATGGTTAAAAATCCAGCGGACAGTCCGAACATAGCCCCCGGCGAACACGAGGTGGTTTTCGACTGCAGGATTCTGCCGAGGTACGGGGTAGACGATATCCTCACCGACGCCAAGGCCATTGCCGAGGAGATCAAGGAGAAATACCGGAAGGAGTTCGACGGCGAAGTTCTGCCGGAGATAGAGTTTGAGGTTCTCCAGCGCATGGACGCTCCGGCCCCAACCGACCCGAACAGCAAGATAGTGGTTCTTCTTAAAGAGGCCCTGAAAAAGCTCCGCGGAAAGGAAGCTAAGGTCGGCGGAATAGGCGGCGGAACCTTCGCGGCCTACTTCAGGAAGCTCGGGATTCCAGCTGTGGTTTGGGCGACCCTCGACGAGACGGCACACCAGCCCAACGAGTACGCGAAGATAGACAACATGGTGGAAGACGCCAAGGTCATGGCGGCCCTGGCTCTTCTCTGA
- a CDS encoding PqqD family protein, producing MENYLNLIPVRNEKIELKKIDGKYYLLVPMDSKLDFLARKLHGEYRRIELDEVGVYIWELCDGRRTVREIGKALKARFGNEVEPLYERLITFLIELGKRYLIEFKKTDEIF from the coding sequence ACTATCTGAACCTCATACCAGTCCGCAACGAAAAGATCGAGCTGAAAAAAATCGATGGGAAGTACTATCTTCTCGTCCCGATGGACTCAAAGCTTGACTTTCTCGCGAGGAAGCTCCACGGCGAGTACAGAAGGATAGAACTCGACGAGGTTGGAGTCTACATATGGGAGCTCTGCGACGGAAGGAGAACCGTGAGGGAAATAGGAAAGGCCCTAAAGGCACGCTTTGGAAATGAAGTTGAACCTCTCTACGAACGCCTGATAACGTTTCTCATCGAACTGGGGAAGAGATACCTGATTGAATTTAAAAAGACGGATGAGATATTTTAG
- a CDS encoding class I SAM-dependent rRNA methyltransferase produces the protein MARVIVDAQAARAIGKGAMIVFKKGVVRTEGQFEPGDIVEVYTRGGKFLGKGFVNPNSNIMIRLVTKDRDTEINKELFRERIRKANEYRKKVLGYDRAYRMVYGEADYLPGLIVDRFNEIASLQISSVGMERFKLDLAEAIMEAEPEIETVFEKNTGRSRRREGLPEIERVLLGKEKYRTVIEEGKAKFIVDMRGQKTGFFLDQRENRIALEKYVKPGMRVLDVFTYTGGFAIHAAVAGADEVVAVDKSPWAINMVKENAKLNGVEDRMKYVVGSAFPVMEEMIKRGEKFDIVILDPPAFVQHEKDLKRGLRAYFNVNYAGLQLVKEGGILVTASCSQHVDMQTFKDMVIAAAAKAGKFLRLLEPYRTQAPDHPILMASKDTEYLKALFLYVEDMK, from the coding sequence ATGGCGAGGGTAATCGTTGACGCTCAGGCCGCGAGAGCCATAGGAAAGGGCGCGATGATAGTCTTCAAAAAGGGTGTCGTGAGAACGGAGGGTCAGTTCGAGCCCGGCGATATTGTTGAGGTCTACACCAGAGGAGGCAAGTTCCTTGGAAAGGGCTTTGTCAATCCCAACTCCAACATCATGATCAGGCTCGTAACCAAGGATCGCGATACGGAGATAAACAAGGAGCTCTTCCGCGAAAGGATCAGGAAGGCCAACGAGTACCGCAAGAAGGTCCTCGGCTACGACAGGGCCTACCGCATGGTGTACGGCGAGGCGGATTATCTGCCTGGCCTTATAGTTGACCGCTTCAACGAGATAGCCTCCCTTCAAATTTCGAGCGTAGGGATGGAGAGGTTCAAGCTCGACCTTGCCGAGGCAATAATGGAGGCCGAGCCGGAAATCGAGACGGTCTTCGAGAAAAACACCGGACGCTCAAGGAGGAGGGAAGGTTTGCCCGAGATAGAGAGGGTTTTGCTCGGCAAGGAGAAGTACCGGACGGTGATCGAGGAAGGCAAAGCCAAGTTCATCGTTGATATGCGCGGCCAGAAGACCGGCTTCTTCCTTGACCAGAGGGAGAACAGGATAGCCCTTGAGAAGTACGTCAAGCCGGGAATGAGGGTCCTCGATGTTTTCACATACACCGGCGGCTTTGCTATACACGCGGCTGTTGCTGGAGCTGATGAGGTCGTCGCCGTCGACAAGTCTCCCTGGGCCATCAACATGGTGAAGGAGAACGCCAAGCTCAATGGCGTAGAGGACAGGATGAAGTACGTCGTTGGCTCGGCCTTCCCGGTGATGGAGGAGATGATAAAGAGGGGTGAGAAGTTTGATATCGTTATCCTCGATCCGCCGGCCTTTGTCCAGCACGAGAAGGACTTAAAGCGGGGTCTCCGCGCTTACTTCAACGTGAACTACGCTGGCCTACAGCTCGTGAAGGAGGGGGGAATACTCGTCACTGCCTCCTGCTCCCAGCACGTCGACATGCAGACCTTTAAGGATATGGTCATAGCGGCTGCTGCAAAGGCGGGCAAGTTCCTCAGGCTCCTCGAACCGTATAGGACGCAGGCGCCGGATCACCCGATACTCATGGCCTCGAAAGATACGGAGTACCTCAAGGCGCTCTTCCTCTACGTTGAGGACATGAAATGA
- a CDS encoding RlmF-related methyltransferase, with the protein MHAWKDGKLGLPVREAVRLFPGLEKYLDERGRLDFSNREARILYNRAIAKALFGLEIEYHPHGLVTTPISRYLFLKTFLRDGEKVLEIGTGHTAMMALIAEKLFKCDVTATELDDEFFNYAMKNIERNGRRVRLIKSSGGIIQGVIPEEEKFDVIFSAPPYYERPTKGVLTEREGVGGGKYGEAFSVMLIEEAMEYLKPDGKVALFLPDKEPLINAITEKGEELGYQVKDVKFKVGTRWRHSLILRL; encoded by the coding sequence ATGCACGCATGGAAGGACGGAAAGCTGGGACTGCCAGTTAGGGAGGCCGTTAGACTTTTCCCCGGGCTGGAAAAATACTTAGACGAGCGCGGAAGGCTCGACTTCTCGAACAGGGAGGCAAGAATACTCTACAACAGGGCGATAGCGAAGGCCCTCTTCGGGCTGGAGATAGAGTACCACCCGCACGGGCTGGTGACCACCCCCATCTCGCGCTACCTCTTCCTGAAGACGTTTCTCCGCGACGGCGAGAAGGTTCTTGAGATTGGAACCGGGCACACCGCGATGATGGCCCTCATTGCTGAGAAGCTCTTCAAGTGCGACGTTACCGCGACGGAACTTGACGACGAGTTCTTCAATTATGCCATGAAGAACATCGAGCGGAACGGGAGAAGAGTCAGGTTAATCAAGAGCAGCGGTGGAATAATCCAGGGAGTGATACCTGAAGAGGAAAAGTTCGACGTAATCTTCTCCGCTCCGCCCTACTACGAGAGGCCTACAAAGGGAGTTCTGACGGAGAGGGAAGGCGTTGGAGGGGGTAAATACGGAGAGGCCTTCTCGGTGATGCTCATTGAGGAGGCGATGGAATATCTGAAGCCCGATGGAAAAGTCGCCCTCTTTCTTCCGGACAAGGAGCCGCTAATAAATGCCATAACGGAAAAGGGAGAAGAGCTGGGCTACCAAGTCAAGGACGTGAAGTTCAAGGTCGGAACCCGGTGGAGGCACAGTCTGATACTGAGGCTGTAA
- a CDS encoding DUF5748 family protein: protein MHFEVVKEFLEEIGADWIEIDGEIHLEPEVFYEVWKYVGQPDLGMYTVEDEVVEPGSYDPPEMKYTDIKKVKRKKAYFTTLDNKRIVTDYAELQRILKEKSI from the coding sequence ATGCACTTCGAGGTAGTGAAAGAGTTTCTTGAGGAGATAGGGGCGGATTGGATAGAAATCGATGGAGAAATCCACCTTGAGCCCGAGGTCTTCTATGAGGTCTGGAAGTACGTGGGTCAGCCCGACCTCGGCATGTACACGGTCGAAGATGAGGTCGTGGAGCCCGGTTCTTACGATCCGCCTGAGATGAAGTATACAGACATCAAGAAGGTCAAAAGGAAAAAAGCATACTTTACGACCCTAGACAACAAGAGGATAGTAACAGACTACGCCGAGCTTCAGAGGATTCTGAAGGAGAAGTCCATCTAA